A genome region from Taeniopygia guttata chromosome 5, bTaeGut7.mat, whole genome shotgun sequence includes the following:
- the AP2A2 gene encoding AP-2 complex subunit alpha-2 isoform X1: MPAVSKGDGMRGLAVFISDIRNCKSKEAEIKRINKELANIRSKFKGDKALDGYSKKKYVCKLLFIFLLGHDIDFGHMEAVNLLSSNRYTEKQIGYLFISVLVNSNSELIRLINNAIKNDLASRNPTFMGLALHCIANVGSREMAEAFAGEIPKILVAGDTMDSVKQSAALCLLRLYRTSPDLVPMGDWTSRVVHLLNDQHLGVVTAATSLITTLAQKNPEEFKTSVSLAVSRLSRIVTSASTDLQDYTYYFVPAPWLSVKLLRLLQCYPPPEDPAVRGRLTECLETILNKAQEPPKSKKVQHSNAKNAVLFEAISLIIHHDSEPNLLVRACNQLGQFLQHRETNLRYLALESMCTLASSEFSHEAVKTHIETVINALKTERDVSVRQRAVDLLYAMCDRSNAQQIVAEMLNYLETADYSIREEIVLKVAILAEKYAVDYTWYVDTILNLIRIAGDYVSEEVWYRVIQIVINRDDVQGYAAKTVFEALQAPACHENLVKVGGYILGEFGNLIAGDPRSSPLIQFNLLHSKFHLCSVPTRALLLSTYIKFVNLFPEIKTTIQDVLRSDSQLKNADVELQQRAVEYLRLSTIASTDILATVLEEMPPFPERESSILAKLKKKKGPGTVTDLEEIKKERSSDMNGSAEPALNATVVTTPSPTEDLLGLGPAPVTNSPPPPPTSDILLVDVFANPAAAVAPLAPGSDDNFASPDLASSEVVSEEPADTVHDADELFHKFVCKNNGVLFENQLLQIGLKSEFRQNLGRMFIFYGNKTSTQFLNFTPTVICSDDLQSSLNLQTKPVDPTVDGGAQVQQVVNIECVSDFMEAPILNIQFRYGGTFQNLSVKLPITLNKFFQPTEMSSQDFFQRWKQLSNPKQEVQNIFKAKHPMDAEITKAKIIGFGSALLEEVDPNPANFVGAGIIHTKTTQIGCLLRLEPNLQAQMYRLTLRTSKEAVSQRLCELLSEQF, translated from the exons GCAAAAGTAAAGAGGCAGAGATAAAGAGGATAAATAAAGAACTAGCAAACATTCGGTCAAAATTTAAAG GTGACAAGGCTCTGGATGGTtacagtaagaaaaaatatgtcTGCAAACTGCTCTTCATCTTTCTGCTGGGGCATGACATTGACTTTGGTCACATGGAGGCTGTAAACCTGCTCAGTTCCAATAGATATACAGAGAAACAAATT GGCTATCTGTTCATCTCTGTGCTGGTGAACTCCAACAGCGAGCTCATTCGCCTGATAAACAACGCCATCAAGAACGACCTTGCCAGCCGGAACCCCACCTTCATGGGCCTTGCTCTGCATTGCATTGCCAATGTGGGCAGCCGGGAGATGGCAGAAGCTTTTGCTggagaaattcccaaaattcttgTGGCTGG AGACACTATGGATAGTGTGAAGCAAAGTGCTGCTTTATGCTTGCTGCGTTTATACAGAACTTCTCCTGACCTTGTTCCCATGGGAGACTGGACATCTCGAGTGGTGCATCTCCTCAATGACCAGCACTTG ggTGTGGTTACTGCCGCTACAAGTCTGATCACCACTTTGGCACAGAAGAACCCAGAAGAGTTTAAGACTTCAGTTTCCTTGGCAGTGTCTAGATTAAGCAGA ATTGTAACTTCTGCATCAACAGACCTTCAGGACTACACTTACTACTTTGTTCCTGCTCCCTGGCTATCTGTGAAACTTCTGAGGCTGTTACAGTGCTATCCACCTCCAG AAGACCCTGCGGTACGTGGCCGTCTGACAGAATGCCTGGAAACCATCCTCAACAAAGCACAGGAGCCACCAAAGTCAAAGAAAGTGCAACACTCGAATGCAAAGAATGCTGTCCTGTTTGAGGCAATAAGCTTAATCATACATCATGACAG TGAGCCAAACCTACTAGTCCGTGCCTGTAACCAGCTAGGTCAGTTCTTGCAGCACCGAGAAACTAATTTGCGTTACCTAGCACTGGAAAGCATGTGCACGCTTGCCAGCTCTGAATTCTCACATGAGGCTGTGAAAACACACATAGAAACAGTTATCAATGCATTGAAG ACTGAAAGAGATGTAAGTGTACGACAAAGAGCTGTAGATCTCCTGTATGCAATGTGTGACCGAAGCAATGCCCAGCAGATTGTGGCTGAAATGCTCAATTACCTGGAGACTGCTGATTATTCCATTAGAGAAGAAATT GTTCTGAAGGTTGCAATTCTAGCTGAGAAGTATGCAGTGGATTACACGTGGTATGTGGATACAATCCTGAATTTGATTCGCATTGCTGGTGACTATGTCAGTGAAGAAGTGTGGTACCGAGTTATTCAGATTGTCATCAACAGGGATGATGTGCAAGGATATGCAGCAAAGACTGTTTTTGAG GCCCTTCAAGCTCCAGCATGCCACGAGAATCTTGTAAAAGTAGGTGGCTACATCTTGGGAGAATTTGGAAATCTGATAGCAGGTGATCCAAGATCAAG TCCCCTCATCCAGTTCAATTTGCTACATTCCAAGTTTCATCTGTGTAGTGTTCCTACCCGAGCTCTGCTTCTGTCTACCTACATCAAGTTTGTGAACCTGTTTCCGGAAATCAAAACTACAATTCAAGATGTGCTGCGCAGTGACAGTCAGCTAAAGAATGCTGACGttgagctgcagcagagagctgTTGAGTATTTGAGGCTCAGTACTATTGCTAGTACTGATATATTG GCTACAGTGTTGGAAGAAATGCCTCCCTTTCCAGAGAGGGAATCTTCCATTTTGGCTAAactgaagaagaagaaaggcCCAGGCACAGTTACTGACCTGGAAGAGATCAAAAAGGAGAGGAGCTCTGATATGAATGGAAGTGCTGAACCTGCACTCAATGCCACTGTTGTT ACTACTCCTTCTCCAACAGAGGATCTGCTGGGTCTGGGTCCTGCCCCTGTCACCAATTCACCTCCCCCACCTCCCACTAGTGATATCCTGCTCGTGGATGTATTTGcaaatccagctgctgcagttGCACCTCTTGCTCCTGGTTCTGATGACAACTTTGCGAG CCCTGACCTGGCTTCATCTGAGGTAGTTTCTGAGGAACCAGCTGATACTGTGCATGATGCTGATGAGCTTTTTCACAA GTTTGTGTGTAAAAATAATGGAGTCTTATTTGAAAACCAGTTGCTACAAATTGGCTTGAAATCTGAATTTCGACAGAACCTGG GACGTATGTTCATATTCTATGGTAATAAGACATCAACACAGTTCTTGAATTTTACTCCAACAGTAATCTGCTCAGATGACCTTCAGTCAA GCCTGAATCTTCAGACAAAACCTGTTGACCCCACAGTGGATGGAGGTGCACAGGTTCAGCAGGTTGTGAACATCGAATGTGTGTCAGACTTCATGGAAGCTCCAATCCTGAACATTCAGTTCAG GTACGGCGGAACATTTCAAAATCTATCGGTAAAATTACCCATCACTCTGAATAAATTTTTCCAGCCAACAGAGATGTCTTCTCAAGACTTCTTTCAGCGTTGGAAGCAGTTGAGCAA TCCAAAACAGGAAGTACAGAATATCTTTAAAGCAAAGCACCCAATGGATGCAGAAATCACGAAAGCAAAG ATAATTGGATTTGGATCAGCCCTGCTTGAGGAGGTAGATCCCAATCCTGCTAACTTTGTTGGTGCTGGTATCATACACACAAAAACCACTCAGATTGGATGCTTGCTGCGCCTTGAACCCAACCTCCAGGCACAG ATGTATAGGCTCACACTACGAACAAGTAAAGAAGCTGTATCTCAGAGATTATGTGAATTGCTGTCAGAACAGTTTTAA
- the AP2A2 gene encoding AP-2 complex subunit alpha-2 isoform X2, with the protein MPAVSKGDGMRGLAVFISDIRNCKSKEAEIKRINKELANIRSKFKGDKALDGYSKKKYVCKLLFIFLLGHDIDFGHMEAVNLLSSNRYTEKQIGYLFISVLVNSNSELIRLINNAIKNDLASRNPTFMGLALHCIANVGSREMAEAFAGEIPKILVAGDTMDSVKQSAALCLLRLYRTSPDLVPMGDWTSRVVHLLNDQHLGVVTAATSLITTLAQKNPEEFKTSVSLAVSRLSRIVTSASTDLQDYTYYFVPAPWLSVKLLRLLQCYPPPDPAVRGRLTECLETILNKAQEPPKSKKVQHSNAKNAVLFEAISLIIHHDSEPNLLVRACNQLGQFLQHRETNLRYLALESMCTLASSEFSHEAVKTHIETVINALKTERDVSVRQRAVDLLYAMCDRSNAQQIVAEMLNYLETADYSIREEIVLKVAILAEKYAVDYTWYVDTILNLIRIAGDYVSEEVWYRVIQIVINRDDVQGYAAKTVFEALQAPACHENLVKVGGYILGEFGNLIAGDPRSSPLIQFNLLHSKFHLCSVPTRALLLSTYIKFVNLFPEIKTTIQDVLRSDSQLKNADVELQQRAVEYLRLSTIASTDILATVLEEMPPFPERESSILAKLKKKKGPGTVTDLEEIKKERSSDMNGSAEPALNATVVTTPSPTEDLLGLGPAPVTNSPPPPPTSDILLVDVFANPAAAVAPLAPGSDDNFASPDLASSEVVSEEPADTVHDADELFHKFVCKNNGVLFENQLLQIGLKSEFRQNLGRMFIFYGNKTSTQFLNFTPTVICSDDLQSSLNLQTKPVDPTVDGGAQVQQVVNIECVSDFMEAPILNIQFRYGGTFQNLSVKLPITLNKFFQPTEMSSQDFFQRWKQLSNPKQEVQNIFKAKHPMDAEITKAKIIGFGSALLEEVDPNPANFVGAGIIHTKTTQIGCLLRLEPNLQAQMYRLTLRTSKEAVSQRLCELLSEQF; encoded by the exons GCAAAAGTAAAGAGGCAGAGATAAAGAGGATAAATAAAGAACTAGCAAACATTCGGTCAAAATTTAAAG GTGACAAGGCTCTGGATGGTtacagtaagaaaaaatatgtcTGCAAACTGCTCTTCATCTTTCTGCTGGGGCATGACATTGACTTTGGTCACATGGAGGCTGTAAACCTGCTCAGTTCCAATAGATATACAGAGAAACAAATT GGCTATCTGTTCATCTCTGTGCTGGTGAACTCCAACAGCGAGCTCATTCGCCTGATAAACAACGCCATCAAGAACGACCTTGCCAGCCGGAACCCCACCTTCATGGGCCTTGCTCTGCATTGCATTGCCAATGTGGGCAGCCGGGAGATGGCAGAAGCTTTTGCTggagaaattcccaaaattcttgTGGCTGG AGACACTATGGATAGTGTGAAGCAAAGTGCTGCTTTATGCTTGCTGCGTTTATACAGAACTTCTCCTGACCTTGTTCCCATGGGAGACTGGACATCTCGAGTGGTGCATCTCCTCAATGACCAGCACTTG ggTGTGGTTACTGCCGCTACAAGTCTGATCACCACTTTGGCACAGAAGAACCCAGAAGAGTTTAAGACTTCAGTTTCCTTGGCAGTGTCTAGATTAAGCAGA ATTGTAACTTCTGCATCAACAGACCTTCAGGACTACACTTACTACTTTGTTCCTGCTCCCTGGCTATCTGTGAAACTTCTGAGGCTGTTACAGTGCTATCCACCTCCAG ACCCTGCGGTACGTGGCCGTCTGACAGAATGCCTGGAAACCATCCTCAACAAAGCACAGGAGCCACCAAAGTCAAAGAAAGTGCAACACTCGAATGCAAAGAATGCTGTCCTGTTTGAGGCAATAAGCTTAATCATACATCATGACAG TGAGCCAAACCTACTAGTCCGTGCCTGTAACCAGCTAGGTCAGTTCTTGCAGCACCGAGAAACTAATTTGCGTTACCTAGCACTGGAAAGCATGTGCACGCTTGCCAGCTCTGAATTCTCACATGAGGCTGTGAAAACACACATAGAAACAGTTATCAATGCATTGAAG ACTGAAAGAGATGTAAGTGTACGACAAAGAGCTGTAGATCTCCTGTATGCAATGTGTGACCGAAGCAATGCCCAGCAGATTGTGGCTGAAATGCTCAATTACCTGGAGACTGCTGATTATTCCATTAGAGAAGAAATT GTTCTGAAGGTTGCAATTCTAGCTGAGAAGTATGCAGTGGATTACACGTGGTATGTGGATACAATCCTGAATTTGATTCGCATTGCTGGTGACTATGTCAGTGAAGAAGTGTGGTACCGAGTTATTCAGATTGTCATCAACAGGGATGATGTGCAAGGATATGCAGCAAAGACTGTTTTTGAG GCCCTTCAAGCTCCAGCATGCCACGAGAATCTTGTAAAAGTAGGTGGCTACATCTTGGGAGAATTTGGAAATCTGATAGCAGGTGATCCAAGATCAAG TCCCCTCATCCAGTTCAATTTGCTACATTCCAAGTTTCATCTGTGTAGTGTTCCTACCCGAGCTCTGCTTCTGTCTACCTACATCAAGTTTGTGAACCTGTTTCCGGAAATCAAAACTACAATTCAAGATGTGCTGCGCAGTGACAGTCAGCTAAAGAATGCTGACGttgagctgcagcagagagctgTTGAGTATTTGAGGCTCAGTACTATTGCTAGTACTGATATATTG GCTACAGTGTTGGAAGAAATGCCTCCCTTTCCAGAGAGGGAATCTTCCATTTTGGCTAAactgaagaagaagaaaggcCCAGGCACAGTTACTGACCTGGAAGAGATCAAAAAGGAGAGGAGCTCTGATATGAATGGAAGTGCTGAACCTGCACTCAATGCCACTGTTGTT ACTACTCCTTCTCCAACAGAGGATCTGCTGGGTCTGGGTCCTGCCCCTGTCACCAATTCACCTCCCCCACCTCCCACTAGTGATATCCTGCTCGTGGATGTATTTGcaaatccagctgctgcagttGCACCTCTTGCTCCTGGTTCTGATGACAACTTTGCGAG CCCTGACCTGGCTTCATCTGAGGTAGTTTCTGAGGAACCAGCTGATACTGTGCATGATGCTGATGAGCTTTTTCACAA GTTTGTGTGTAAAAATAATGGAGTCTTATTTGAAAACCAGTTGCTACAAATTGGCTTGAAATCTGAATTTCGACAGAACCTGG GACGTATGTTCATATTCTATGGTAATAAGACATCAACACAGTTCTTGAATTTTACTCCAACAGTAATCTGCTCAGATGACCTTCAGTCAA GCCTGAATCTTCAGACAAAACCTGTTGACCCCACAGTGGATGGAGGTGCACAGGTTCAGCAGGTTGTGAACATCGAATGTGTGTCAGACTTCATGGAAGCTCCAATCCTGAACATTCAGTTCAG GTACGGCGGAACATTTCAAAATCTATCGGTAAAATTACCCATCACTCTGAATAAATTTTTCCAGCCAACAGAGATGTCTTCTCAAGACTTCTTTCAGCGTTGGAAGCAGTTGAGCAA TCCAAAACAGGAAGTACAGAATATCTTTAAAGCAAAGCACCCAATGGATGCAGAAATCACGAAAGCAAAG ATAATTGGATTTGGATCAGCCCTGCTTGAGGAGGTAGATCCCAATCCTGCTAACTTTGTTGGTGCTGGTATCATACACACAAAAACCACTCAGATTGGATGCTTGCTGCGCCTTGAACCCAACCTCCAGGCACAG ATGTATAGGCTCACACTACGAACAAGTAAAGAAGCTGTATCTCAGAGATTATGTGAATTGCTGTCAGAACAGTTTTAA
- the AP2A2 gene encoding AP-2 complex subunit alpha-2 isoform X4, translated as MPAVSKGDGMRGLAVFISDIRNCKSKEAEIKRINKELANIRSKFKGDKALDGYSKKKYVCKLLFIFLLGHDIDFGHMEAVNLLSSNRYTEKQIGYLFISVLVNSNSELIRLINNAIKNDLASRNPTFMGLALHCIANVGSREMAEAFAGEIPKILVAGDTMDSVKQSAALCLLRLYRTSPDLVPMGDWTSRVVHLLNDQHLGVVTAATSLITTLAQKNPEEFKTSVSLAVSRLSRIVTSASTDLQDYTYYFVPAPWLSVKLLRLLQCYPPPDPAVRGRLTECLETILNKAQEPPKSKKVQHSNAKNAVLFEAISLIIHHDSEPNLLVRACNQLGQFLQHRETNLRYLALESMCTLASSEFSHEAVKTHIETVINALKTERDVSVRQRAVDLLYAMCDRSNAQQIVAEMLNYLETADYSIREEIVLKVAILAEKYAVDYTWYVDTILNLIRIAGDYVSEEVWYRVIQIVINRDDVQGYAAKTVFEALQAPACHENLVKVGGYILGEFGNLIAGDPRSSPLIQFNLLHSKFHLCSVPTRALLLSTYIKFVNLFPEIKTTIQDVLRSDSQLKNADVELQQRAVEYLRLSTIASTDILATVLEEMPPFPERESSILAKLKKKKGPGTVTDLEEIKKERSSDMNGSAEPALNATVVTTPSPTEDLLGLGPAPVTNSPPPPPTSDILLVDVFANPAAAVAPLAPGSDDNFARFVCKNNGVLFENQLLQIGLKSEFRQNLGRMFIFYGNKTSTQFLNFTPTVICSDDLQSSLNLQTKPVDPTVDGGAQVQQVVNIECVSDFMEAPILNIQFRYGGTFQNLSVKLPITLNKFFQPTEMSSQDFFQRWKQLSNPKQEVQNIFKAKHPMDAEITKAKIIGFGSALLEEVDPNPANFVGAGIIHTKTTQIGCLLRLEPNLQAQMYRLTLRTSKEAVSQRLCELLSEQF; from the exons GCAAAAGTAAAGAGGCAGAGATAAAGAGGATAAATAAAGAACTAGCAAACATTCGGTCAAAATTTAAAG GTGACAAGGCTCTGGATGGTtacagtaagaaaaaatatgtcTGCAAACTGCTCTTCATCTTTCTGCTGGGGCATGACATTGACTTTGGTCACATGGAGGCTGTAAACCTGCTCAGTTCCAATAGATATACAGAGAAACAAATT GGCTATCTGTTCATCTCTGTGCTGGTGAACTCCAACAGCGAGCTCATTCGCCTGATAAACAACGCCATCAAGAACGACCTTGCCAGCCGGAACCCCACCTTCATGGGCCTTGCTCTGCATTGCATTGCCAATGTGGGCAGCCGGGAGATGGCAGAAGCTTTTGCTggagaaattcccaaaattcttgTGGCTGG AGACACTATGGATAGTGTGAAGCAAAGTGCTGCTTTATGCTTGCTGCGTTTATACAGAACTTCTCCTGACCTTGTTCCCATGGGAGACTGGACATCTCGAGTGGTGCATCTCCTCAATGACCAGCACTTG ggTGTGGTTACTGCCGCTACAAGTCTGATCACCACTTTGGCACAGAAGAACCCAGAAGAGTTTAAGACTTCAGTTTCCTTGGCAGTGTCTAGATTAAGCAGA ATTGTAACTTCTGCATCAACAGACCTTCAGGACTACACTTACTACTTTGTTCCTGCTCCCTGGCTATCTGTGAAACTTCTGAGGCTGTTACAGTGCTATCCACCTCCAG ACCCTGCGGTACGTGGCCGTCTGACAGAATGCCTGGAAACCATCCTCAACAAAGCACAGGAGCCACCAAAGTCAAAGAAAGTGCAACACTCGAATGCAAAGAATGCTGTCCTGTTTGAGGCAATAAGCTTAATCATACATCATGACAG TGAGCCAAACCTACTAGTCCGTGCCTGTAACCAGCTAGGTCAGTTCTTGCAGCACCGAGAAACTAATTTGCGTTACCTAGCACTGGAAAGCATGTGCACGCTTGCCAGCTCTGAATTCTCACATGAGGCTGTGAAAACACACATAGAAACAGTTATCAATGCATTGAAG ACTGAAAGAGATGTAAGTGTACGACAAAGAGCTGTAGATCTCCTGTATGCAATGTGTGACCGAAGCAATGCCCAGCAGATTGTGGCTGAAATGCTCAATTACCTGGAGACTGCTGATTATTCCATTAGAGAAGAAATT GTTCTGAAGGTTGCAATTCTAGCTGAGAAGTATGCAGTGGATTACACGTGGTATGTGGATACAATCCTGAATTTGATTCGCATTGCTGGTGACTATGTCAGTGAAGAAGTGTGGTACCGAGTTATTCAGATTGTCATCAACAGGGATGATGTGCAAGGATATGCAGCAAAGACTGTTTTTGAG GCCCTTCAAGCTCCAGCATGCCACGAGAATCTTGTAAAAGTAGGTGGCTACATCTTGGGAGAATTTGGAAATCTGATAGCAGGTGATCCAAGATCAAG TCCCCTCATCCAGTTCAATTTGCTACATTCCAAGTTTCATCTGTGTAGTGTTCCTACCCGAGCTCTGCTTCTGTCTACCTACATCAAGTTTGTGAACCTGTTTCCGGAAATCAAAACTACAATTCAAGATGTGCTGCGCAGTGACAGTCAGCTAAAGAATGCTGACGttgagctgcagcagagagctgTTGAGTATTTGAGGCTCAGTACTATTGCTAGTACTGATATATTG GCTACAGTGTTGGAAGAAATGCCTCCCTTTCCAGAGAGGGAATCTTCCATTTTGGCTAAactgaagaagaagaaaggcCCAGGCACAGTTACTGACCTGGAAGAGATCAAAAAGGAGAGGAGCTCTGATATGAATGGAAGTGCTGAACCTGCACTCAATGCCACTGTTGTT ACTACTCCTTCTCCAACAGAGGATCTGCTGGGTCTGGGTCCTGCCCCTGTCACCAATTCACCTCCCCCACCTCCCACTAGTGATATCCTGCTCGTGGATGTATTTGcaaatccagctgctgcagttGCACCTCTTGCTCCTGGTTCTGATGACAACTTTGCGAG GTTTGTGTGTAAAAATAATGGAGTCTTATTTGAAAACCAGTTGCTACAAATTGGCTTGAAATCTGAATTTCGACAGAACCTGG GACGTATGTTCATATTCTATGGTAATAAGACATCAACACAGTTCTTGAATTTTACTCCAACAGTAATCTGCTCAGATGACCTTCAGTCAA GCCTGAATCTTCAGACAAAACCTGTTGACCCCACAGTGGATGGAGGTGCACAGGTTCAGCAGGTTGTGAACATCGAATGTGTGTCAGACTTCATGGAAGCTCCAATCCTGAACATTCAGTTCAG GTACGGCGGAACATTTCAAAATCTATCGGTAAAATTACCCATCACTCTGAATAAATTTTTCCAGCCAACAGAGATGTCTTCTCAAGACTTCTTTCAGCGTTGGAAGCAGTTGAGCAA TCCAAAACAGGAAGTACAGAATATCTTTAAAGCAAAGCACCCAATGGATGCAGAAATCACGAAAGCAAAG ATAATTGGATTTGGATCAGCCCTGCTTGAGGAGGTAGATCCCAATCCTGCTAACTTTGTTGGTGCTGGTATCATACACACAAAAACCACTCAGATTGGATGCTTGCTGCGCCTTGAACCCAACCTCCAGGCACAG ATGTATAGGCTCACACTACGAACAAGTAAAGAAGCTGTATCTCAGAGATTATGTGAATTGCTGTCAGAACAGTTTTAA